One Portunus trituberculatus isolate SZX2019 chromosome 45, ASM1759143v1, whole genome shotgun sequence DNA segment encodes these proteins:
- the LOC123519550 gene encoding N(4)-(Beta-N-acetylglucosaminyl)-L-asparaginase-like isoform X2, with product MMKEGYWIQRRHYSGAMAGVLQGLVLLLTPPLLIHGYKPIVINTWSFTNATAKAWEILRQGEGTALDAVERGCATCEELQCDGTVGFGGSPDETGETTLDAMIMDGTTHDVGAVADLRRVKGAMAVARSVMEHTTHTLLVGEQATHFALMMGFPEENLTTPASAEMHEEWLRNNCQPNFWVNVSPDPTTSCGPYRPSNASRNAKEYTAREGGNFNQLNHDTIGMIAIDSQGHIAGGTSTNGARNKIPGRVGDSPIPGSGAYVDKFVGGAAATGDGDVMMRFLPALVAVEGMRQGFSPSKAAEIAIYRVAQYYPDFMGAVVALNMKGEYGAACHGIDHFPYSVASTETSVVQVKTASCVG from the exons ATGATGAAGGAAGGTTACTGGATTCAAAGGCGTCACTACAGCGGTGCCATGGCAGGCGTTTTGCAAGgcttggtgctgctgctgacgcCGCCTCTGCTCATCCATGGATACAAGCCCATCGTGATCAACACATGGAGCTTTACTAATGCCACAGCCAAGG CTTGGGAGATCCTGCGGCAGGGTGAGGGCACGGCGCTGGATGCTGTGGAAAGAGGGTGTGCTACGTGCGAGGAGCTGCAGTGTGACGGCACCGTGGGCTTCGGAGGCAGCCCGGATGAGACCGGAGAGACCACGCTCGATGCTATGATCATGGACGG TACGACTCACGATGTGGGCGCTGTGGCGGACCTGCGCAGAGTGAAAGGAGCCATGGCCGTGGCCCGCAGCGTGATggagcacaccacacacaccctgctgGTTGGAGAGCAGGCTACGCACTTCGCCCTCATGATGGGCTTCCCCGAGGAGAACCTGACCACTCCTGCCTCGGCAGAGATGCACGAGGAGTGGCTCAGGAACAACTGTCAACCCAACTTCTGGGTAAACGTGTCGCCAGACCCCACCACCTCCTGCGGACCCTACCGGCCTAGTAATGCAAGCAGGAATGCCAAAGAATATACAGCCAGGGAGGGAGGCAACTTCAACCAACTCAATCACGACACCATTGGAATGATAGCCATAGACTCCCAGGGTCACATAGCTGGCGGAACCTCAACTAACGGTGCGCGCAATAAGATTCCTGGCAGGGTTGGAGACTCGCCTATCCCAGGCAGCGGCGCCTATGTAGACAAGTTTGTGGGCGGAGCTGCAGCCACTGGTGACGGGGACGTGATGATGAGGTTCCTGCCAGCCCTGGTCGCTGTGGAGGGGATGCGTCAAGGCTTCAGCCCCAGCAAAGCCGCAGAGATCGCCATCTACAGAGTGGCTCAGTATTACCCAGACTTCATGGGCGCAGTGGTGGCACTCAACATGAAAGGAGAGTACGGTGCCGCTTGCCATGGTATCGACCACTTTCCTTACTCTGTGGCCAGTACAGAAACTAGTGTTGTACAAGTAAAGACCGCTTCCTGCGTGGGATAA
- the LOC123519552 gene encoding probable 39S ribosomal protein L23, mitochondrial: protein MSTRWYPLYQRGNPQLRVFLPNFFMKIVKPRDPLPANVVQFHVSMKMTKNDIKNYLEKIYNVPVEHIVTHIRMGNLSRTAMGGYVVKDDDYKVAYITLPKGEKFEFPNLFPEAKEQEREKQKEDLKLLEKEWKQKSRQNTNRPGVPSWFGL, encoded by the exons ATGTCCACGAGATG GTATCCACTGTACCAGCGCGGAAACCCTCAGCTGAGAGTGTTTCTGCCCAACTTCTTCATGAAAATTGTGAAGCCAAGGGACCCACTGCCCGCTAACGTTGTCCAGTTCCATGTGTCCATGAAGATGACCAAGAATGACATCAAGAACTACCTGGAAAAGATATACAATGTCCCTGTGGAGCACATCGTCACCCACATCAGGATGG gTAATTTATCCCGGACTGCGATGGGAGGGTATGTTGTGAAGGATGATGATTACAAGGTGGCGTACATAACCCTG CCTAAGGGAGAGAAGTTTGAATTTCCAAACCTCTTCCCCGAGGCCAAGGaacaggagagggagaagcagaaggaggaccTGAAGCTTCTtgagaaggaatggaagcagAAATCCCGGCAGAATACCAACAGGCCGGGTGTGCCCAGCTGGTTTGGGTTGTAG
- the LOC123519551 gene encoding uncharacterized protein LOC123519551 isoform X4 has translation MLSLVVNPDHFDSQVASLNVGMSMLTGVYVGLTGRLLFLFHEKRYEETRGPEWMWWFCTLGIVTFNGLQLVWFSLTEDIIPAVVCSVASLIYLIFFKFAKDDLKFLRDDAAVAATTPIITTTASAMAAPSTRVSEDS, from the exons ATGCTGAGTCTGGTGGTGAATCCTGACCACTTTGATAGCCAAG tggcaTCGCTCAATGTGGGAATGTCCATGTTGACTGGCGTGTACGTTGGGCTGACTGGCCGcctgctcttcctttttcatgaG AAACGTTACGAGGAAACACGCGGGCCGGAATGGATGTGGTGGTTCTGTACTTTGGGAATCGTTACTTTCAACGGCCTGCAACTAGTTTGGTTCTCCCTGACTGAGGACATAATTCCGGCAGTGGTGTGTAGCGTGGCTTCCCTCATCTATCTTATCTTCTTTAAGTTCGCCAAGGATGATCTCAAGTTCCTCAGAGatgatgctgctgttgctgccactacacccatcatcactactactgcttctgctatgGCTGCACCTTCCACTCGTGTGAGCGAAGACAGTTGA
- the LOC123519551 gene encoding uncharacterized protein LOC123519551 isoform X1 — MEKKKRNTNTVPGVRRRVYVLGFLSQLVALVQIVGHLVMLSLVVNPDHFDSQVASLNVGMSMLTGVYVGLTGRLLFLFHEKRYEETRGPEWMWWFCTLGIVTFNGLQLVWFSLTEDIIPAVVCSVASLIYLIFFKFAKDDLKFLRDDAAVAATTPIITTTASAMAAPSTRVSEDS; from the exons atggaaaagaagaaaagaaacaccaaTACTGTGCCAGGAGTGAGACGCCGTGTGTATGTACTCGGGTTTCTTAGCCAG CTAGTGGCCTTGGTACAAATCGTGGGCCATCTGGTGATGCTGAGTCTGGTGGTGAATCCTGACCACTTTGATAGCCAAG tggcaTCGCTCAATGTGGGAATGTCCATGTTGACTGGCGTGTACGTTGGGCTGACTGGCCGcctgctcttcctttttcatgaG AAACGTTACGAGGAAACACGCGGGCCGGAATGGATGTGGTGGTTCTGTACTTTGGGAATCGTTACTTTCAACGGCCTGCAACTAGTTTGGTTCTCCCTGACTGAGGACATAATTCCGGCAGTGGTGTGTAGCGTGGCTTCCCTCATCTATCTTATCTTCTTTAAGTTCGCCAAGGATGATCTCAAGTTCCTCAGAGatgatgctgctgttgctgccactacacccatcatcactactactgcttctgctatgGCTGCACCTTCCACTCGTGTGAGCGAAGACAGTTGA
- the LOC123519550 gene encoding N(4)-(Beta-N-acetylglucosaminyl)-L-asparaginase-like isoform X1 — MLPLCTLARYSCLTAVNQASMMKEGYWIQRRHYSGAMAGVLQGLVLLLTPPLLIHGYKPIVINTWSFTNATAKAWEILRQGEGTALDAVERGCATCEELQCDGTVGFGGSPDETGETTLDAMIMDGTTHDVGAVADLRRVKGAMAVARSVMEHTTHTLLVGEQATHFALMMGFPEENLTTPASAEMHEEWLRNNCQPNFWVNVSPDPTTSCGPYRPSNASRNAKEYTAREGGNFNQLNHDTIGMIAIDSQGHIAGGTSTNGARNKIPGRVGDSPIPGSGAYVDKFVGGAAATGDGDVMMRFLPALVAVEGMRQGFSPSKAAEIAIYRVAQYYPDFMGAVVALNMKGEYGAACHGIDHFPYSVASTETSVVQVKTASCVG; from the exons ATGCTGCCCCTGTGTACCCTCGCCAG ATATAGTTGTCTGACAGCGGTGAATCAGGCCAGTATGATGAAGGAAGGTTACTGGATTCAAAGGCGTCACTACAGCGGTGCCATGGCAGGCGTTTTGCAAGgcttggtgctgctgctgacgcCGCCTCTGCTCATCCATGGATACAAGCCCATCGTGATCAACACATGGAGCTTTACTAATGCCACAGCCAAGG CTTGGGAGATCCTGCGGCAGGGTGAGGGCACGGCGCTGGATGCTGTGGAAAGAGGGTGTGCTACGTGCGAGGAGCTGCAGTGTGACGGCACCGTGGGCTTCGGAGGCAGCCCGGATGAGACCGGAGAGACCACGCTCGATGCTATGATCATGGACGG TACGACTCACGATGTGGGCGCTGTGGCGGACCTGCGCAGAGTGAAAGGAGCCATGGCCGTGGCCCGCAGCGTGATggagcacaccacacacaccctgctgGTTGGAGAGCAGGCTACGCACTTCGCCCTCATGATGGGCTTCCCCGAGGAGAACCTGACCACTCCTGCCTCGGCAGAGATGCACGAGGAGTGGCTCAGGAACAACTGTCAACCCAACTTCTGGGTAAACGTGTCGCCAGACCCCACCACCTCCTGCGGACCCTACCGGCCTAGTAATGCAAGCAGGAATGCCAAAGAATATACAGCCAGGGAGGGAGGCAACTTCAACCAACTCAATCACGACACCATTGGAATGATAGCCATAGACTCCCAGGGTCACATAGCTGGCGGAACCTCAACTAACGGTGCGCGCAATAAGATTCCTGGCAGGGTTGGAGACTCGCCTATCCCAGGCAGCGGCGCCTATGTAGACAAGTTTGTGGGCGGAGCTGCAGCCACTGGTGACGGGGACGTGATGATGAGGTTCCTGCCAGCCCTGGTCGCTGTGGAGGGGATGCGTCAAGGCTTCAGCCCCAGCAAAGCCGCAGAGATCGCCATCTACAGAGTGGCTCAGTATTACCCAGACTTCATGGGCGCAGTGGTGGCACTCAACATGAAAGGAGAGTACGGTGCCGCTTGCCATGGTATCGACCACTTTCCTTACTCTGTGGCCAGTACAGAAACTAGTGTTGTACAAGTAAAGACCGCTTCCTGCGTGGGATAA